A portion of the Pseudoalteromonas luteoviolacea genome contains these proteins:
- a CDS encoding YajG family lipoprotein — MAKIIYSLATAGMLAVLSGCTAAPKSVIMNPQYSEGQVVQLNMPVNVNVMDLRTSKFTVKVLNTEPAVYLPDANLPVTISNVFKQALIENNANVTPEAKTTITLEINKFLAQVTETYSKHESNAEAEFKITVNKAGNTFSKSYTGKRTLSGSLKHDQAKVEGQLNVLAEKLIAHIIEDKELTNFIAQ, encoded by the coding sequence ATGGCCAAAATTATCTACTCTCTCGCAACTGCAGGCATGCTGGCTGTATTGTCTGGCTGCACAGCAGCGCCAAAGTCGGTGATCATGAACCCACAATATTCCGAAGGCCAAGTTGTCCAGCTGAACATGCCTGTTAATGTCAATGTGATGGATTTAAGAACATCCAAGTTTACTGTCAAAGTGCTTAATACAGAGCCCGCAGTTTACTTGCCTGATGCAAACTTGCCGGTCACTATTTCTAATGTATTTAAACAGGCCTTAATTGAGAATAATGCGAATGTCACTCCTGAGGCCAAAACCACCATCACTTTAGAGATTAATAAGTTCTTAGCACAGGTCACTGAAACATATAGCAAACATGAAAGCAACGCAGAAGCCGAGTTTAAAATTACGGTAAACAAAGCGGGAAATACTTTTAGTAAATCTTACACAGGCAAACGTACGCTATCAGGCTCATTAAAGCACGACCAAGCAAAAGTTGAAGGTCAGCTCAATGTGTTAGCAGAAAAACTCATCGCACATATAATTGAAGACAAAGAACTCACAAACTTCATTGCACAATAA
- a CDS encoding methyltransferase translates to MTTDAVLANRPFTLHRFPLEQKNRSLQAWDAADEYLLEHISEDYSDVRKILVLNDSFGALSCALSVIYQHDAQLPVIHFVNDSFVSTAACKYNLNENQLPDTHISFLDSLDALPHDIDLVILKIPKNAGYLQHQLAKLSHLPADIPVIAAGKAKEIHTSTLKSFNHFIYEPKTSLAVKKSRLIFSKTTNKPVVCKFPVSWSLENTEMTITNHANVFSRDSLDIGARFFFNYLPAGKKALNIIDLGCGNGVIGLQTLNRMPNAKVTFVDESAMAVASAKMNVENNLPDRLSDCQFIHNDCLTDFTPNSADLVLCNPPFHQAQAITDHIAWQMFLQAKYTLRNGGELRIIGNRHLDYQDKLQRLFGNCKVLGNNKKFTVLSVIKRS, encoded by the coding sequence ATGACAACCGACGCGGTATTGGCTAATCGCCCATTTACTTTACATCGATTTCCTCTAGAACAAAAAAATCGCAGTTTACAGGCTTGGGATGCCGCAGACGAGTATCTACTTGAACACATCAGCGAAGACTACTCTGATGTGCGAAAAATATTGGTATTAAACGACAGCTTTGGCGCACTTAGTTGCGCACTATCCGTTATTTACCAACATGATGCTCAGCTCCCTGTCATTCATTTTGTCAACGACTCCTTCGTGAGCACCGCAGCATGTAAATACAATCTAAACGAAAACCAGCTACCGGATACCCATATCTCATTTTTAGATAGCTTGGATGCGCTTCCCCATGACATCGATTTAGTGATACTAAAAATACCTAAAAATGCCGGTTATTTACAGCACCAGTTAGCAAAACTGAGTCACTTACCCGCAGACATCCCTGTTATTGCCGCAGGTAAAGCAAAAGAGATCCATACCTCGACACTAAAGTCGTTTAACCATTTTATCTACGAACCAAAAACCAGTTTGGCCGTTAAAAAGTCTCGATTAATTTTTTCTAAAACAACCAACAAGCCCGTTGTTTGCAAGTTTCCAGTATCTTGGTCATTAGAAAATACAGAGATGACCATCACCAATCACGCCAATGTCTTTTCGCGTGATTCCTTAGATATTGGCGCACGGTTTTTCTTTAACTACCTACCTGCAGGAAAAAAGGCACTCAACATCATTGATTTGGGGTGCGGTAATGGCGTGATTGGACTGCAAACATTAAACCGTATGCCCAATGCGAAAGTCACCTTTGTGGATGAATCTGCGATGGCTGTAGCAAGTGCAAAAATGAATGTCGAAAATAACCTGCCAGATAGACTCTCTGACTGCCAATTTATCCACAATGATTGTTTGACTGACTTTACGCCAAATAGTGCCGATTTAGTGCTGTGTAATCCGCCATTCCACCAAGCACAAGCGATCACAGACCACATTGCTTGGCAAATGTTTTTACAGGCTAAGTATACACTGCGTAATGGCGGCGAACTCAGGATCATTGGAAATCGTCACTTGGATTATCAAGATAAGTTGCAGCGCCTTTTTGGTAATTGTAAGGTACTGGGCAATAATAAAAAGTTTACCGTATTAAGCGTAATAAAAAGGAGCTAA
- a CDS encoding alpha-ketoglutarate-dependent dioxygenase AlkB family protein, producing MSQLNKECLPEGFTYFPQVISFDKSLALYEHLTTSLPWQQPKIQVYGKYHLIPRLQCFVADPSVHYSYSGKSLDNVAWLPALDAMRQRLKNQYDKAFNALLVNWYRDGMDTMGWHSDDEKELGNKPLIASISLGAPRMFKIRHRQTRELTSFVLETGSLLIMSGESQRDYDHSLPKQAKVKQGRINLTFRTVG from the coding sequence ATGTCACAGCTGAACAAAGAATGTTTGCCTGAAGGCTTTACGTATTTTCCACAGGTTATCTCTTTTGATAAAAGCTTGGCCTTATATGAGCACTTAACCACGAGTTTGCCTTGGCAACAGCCAAAAATTCAGGTCTATGGTAAATATCATCTGATTCCGAGGTTACAGTGTTTCGTTGCCGACCCGAGTGTACATTATAGCTACTCAGGTAAGTCATTGGATAATGTTGCATGGCTGCCCGCATTGGATGCCATGCGCCAGCGCTTAAAAAATCAATATGATAAAGCTTTTAATGCACTGCTGGTTAACTGGTATCGTGATGGCATGGATACAATGGGTTGGCACAGTGACGATGAAAAAGAGTTGGGCAATAAACCACTAATAGCCTCGATATCTTTGGGTGCACCAAGAATGTTCAAAATACGCCATCGACAAACACGGGAACTCACTTCTTTTGTGCTTGAAACTGGCAGTTTGTTAATTATGTCTGGAGAAAGTCAGCGGGACTATGATCATAGCTTGCCGAAGCAAGCAAAAGTGAAGCAAGGTCGAATAAACTTGACGTTTAGAACGGTTGGTTAA
- a CDS encoding BolA family protein, translating into MSMQQQIHTKLSDAIDCTHLEVINESHMHSRGSESHFKVIVVSEEFDGLRLLPRHRRINDVLKSELANDIHALAIHAFTPKEFNQQSEQVPASPNCLGGSKFD; encoded by the coding sequence ATGTCTATGCAGCAACAAATCCACACAAAGCTCAGTGATGCCATTGATTGCACACATCTTGAAGTGATCAATGAAAGCCATATGCACAGTCGCGGGAGCGAATCACATTTTAAAGTGATCGTCGTCAGTGAAGAATTTGATGGTTTGCGCTTGTTACCACGTCATCGACGTATTAATGATGTGCTGAAATCAGAATTGGCCAACGATATACATGCCCTAGCTATCCATGCTTTTACACCTAAAGAGTTTAATCAACAATCAGAACAAGTTCCAGCATCTCCTAACTGTTTAGGTGGTTCAAAGTTCGACTAA
- the fabV gene encoding enoyl-ACP reductase FabV, whose translation MVIKPKIRGFICTNAHPAGCAAHVEEQIAYVKQQGELKDGPKNVLVIGASTGYGLASRITAAFGSGAKTLGIFFEKEGTEKKTASAGWYNTAAFQNAADKAGLWSKNINGDAFSTELKEKAIEAIKADMGKVDLIIYSLASPRRTDPKTGETHSSVLKPIGEAITTKNLNTSKRVIDEVSVEAANEDEIANTVKVMGGEDWELWLDALKQADVLADNFKTTAYTYIGKELTWPIYGHATIGKAKEDLDRAAAAIKASTAALNGEAYVSSLNAVVTQASSAIPIMPLYISALFKVTKEDGTYEGTIEQIHGLFNESLYSDSPRFDDDGHLFQNYKELEDGVQARIQHIWDTVDTDTIDALTDYEGYHNEFLKLFGFGVDGVDYDADVNTIAEINNLV comes from the coding sequence ATGGTAATTAAGCCGAAGATCCGTGGTTTTATTTGTACAAACGCTCATCCAGCAGGCTGTGCTGCACACGTAGAAGAGCAAATCGCTTATGTAAAACAGCAGGGCGAGTTAAAAGATGGTCCTAAAAATGTGCTAGTAATTGGTGCTTCTACTGGCTACGGTCTAGCGTCTCGTATTACAGCTGCATTTGGCTCTGGCGCAAAAACATTGGGTATTTTCTTTGAAAAAGAAGGTACTGAGAAAAAAACAGCCTCTGCAGGCTGGTATAATACTGCGGCGTTCCAAAACGCGGCTGATAAAGCAGGTTTGTGGTCTAAAAACATTAATGGTGATGCGTTTTCAACTGAGTTGAAAGAAAAAGCAATTGAAGCGATCAAAGCTGATATGGGCAAAGTAGATTTAATTATTTACAGCCTAGCATCACCTCGTCGTACTGACCCTAAAACAGGCGAAACACACAGTTCAGTACTAAAACCAATTGGCGAAGCCATTACAACTAAAAACCTCAATACTTCTAAGCGCGTTATCGACGAAGTGAGTGTTGAAGCAGCAAACGAAGACGAAATTGCCAATACGGTTAAAGTGATGGGCGGCGAAGACTGGGAGCTTTGGCTAGATGCACTTAAGCAAGCAGATGTATTAGCAGATAACTTTAAGACAACGGCTTATACTTATATTGGCAAAGAGCTAACATGGCCAATCTATGGGCATGCAACAATTGGTAAAGCAAAAGAAGATTTGGACAGAGCCGCAGCAGCAATTAAAGCATCTACTGCAGCATTAAATGGCGAAGCTTACGTGTCTTCTTTAAATGCCGTTGTGACACAAGCGAGTTCTGCAATTCCAATCATGCCACTTTATATCTCTGCATTATTCAAAGTGACGAAAGAAGATGGCACATATGAAGGGACTATCGAGCAGATCCATGGCCTATTCAATGAAAGCCTGTACAGCGATAGCCCGCGTTTTGATGACGATGGTCACCTGTTCCAGAACTACAAAGAGCTAGAAGATGGTGTGCAAGCACGCATTCAACATATTTGGGACACTGTAGATACTGATACTATCGATGCATTAACTGACTACGAAGGTTATCACAACGAGTTTCTGAAATTATTTGGTTTTGGTGTTGACGGCGTTGATTATGACGCTGATGTGAATACTATTGCTGAAATCAATAATTTAGTTTAA
- a CDS encoding Na(+)-translocating NADH-quinone reductase subunit A, with protein sequence MINIKKGLDLPIEGAPQQAIHDGAAIKRVAVLGEEFIGMRPTMHVRVDDQVKKGQILFEDKKNPGVKFTAPASGVVKEINRGAKRVLQSVVIEVQGNEQITFDKVAAADLSNLDREKVKEMLIESGQWPALRARPFSRVAVPSATPSSIFVTAIDTNPLAADPAVIIAENVEAFEAGLAVVSRLTDGKVFVCKQSGSKVPSSSLSQVEVHEFAGVHPAGLVGTHIHHLDAVGADKQVWHLGYQDVIAFGKLFLTGEIYTDRVVSLAGPRVKNPRLVKTQVGASLTDLVSGELEDGDNRVISGSVLAGKTAAGPHGFLGRYHVQVSVLLEGREKELFGWIAPGSKKFSVTRTFISHLAPSRLFKFTTSTGGSKRAMVPIGNYERVMPLDILPTLLLRDLIAGDLDSAISLGALELDEEDLALCTFVCPGKYDFGLILRDCLTTIEKEG encoded by the coding sequence ATGATCAACATAAAAAAAGGTCTGGACTTACCCATAGAGGGCGCACCACAGCAAGCTATTCATGATGGCGCTGCCATCAAACGCGTAGCTGTGCTTGGTGAAGAGTTTATTGGTATGCGTCCAACCATGCATGTTCGCGTGGATGACCAAGTCAAAAAAGGCCAAATTCTTTTTGAAGACAAAAAGAATCCTGGCGTCAAGTTTACTGCGCCAGCCTCTGGTGTAGTTAAAGAAATCAACCGTGGTGCTAAGCGTGTTCTTCAGTCTGTCGTGATTGAAGTGCAAGGCAATGAGCAAATCACTTTCGACAAGGTCGCAGCTGCTGATTTAAGCAACCTAGATCGTGAGAAAGTTAAAGAAATGCTTATTGAATCTGGTCAGTGGCCAGCGCTACGTGCACGTCCATTTAGCCGTGTTGCTGTTCCAAGTGCAACGCCGAGCTCAATCTTCGTGACAGCCATAGATACTAACCCATTAGCCGCAGATCCTGCAGTGATCATTGCTGAAAACGTTGAAGCGTTTGAAGCGGGTCTTGCTGTGGTTTCACGTCTAACTGATGGCAAAGTATTTGTGTGTAAGCAGTCTGGTAGTAAAGTACCAAGCTCTTCGCTATCACAAGTAGAAGTACATGAGTTCGCGGGTGTTCACCCAGCAGGCTTAGTGGGTACTCATATCCATCATCTAGATGCAGTTGGTGCAGACAAGCAAGTTTGGCACTTAGGTTACCAGGACGTTATCGCGTTTGGTAAGCTGTTCCTAACTGGCGAGATCTACACTGATCGAGTTGTTTCTTTAGCAGGTCCTCGCGTAAAGAATCCTCGTTTAGTTAAAACTCAAGTTGGTGCGTCGTTAACAGATTTAGTATCTGGTGAACTTGAAGACGGTGATAACCGAGTCATTTCTGGCTCTGTGTTAGCTGGTAAAACAGCAGCCGGCCCTCATGGTTTCCTAGGTCGTTACCACGTACAGGTTTCAGTTCTTCTTGAAGGTCGTGAGAAAGAACTATTTGGTTGGATTGCGCCAGGTAGTAAAAAATTCTCTGTGACACGTACATTCATTTCACACTTAGCACCTAGCCGTTTGTTCAAGTTTACAACGTCTACTGGTGGTTCTAAGCGTGCAATGGTGCCAATCGGCAACTATGAGCGTGTTATGCCTCTGGATATCCTACCAACGCTATTACTTCGTGATCTGATCGCAGGCGATCTAGATAGCGCTATCTCTTTAGGTGCGCTTGAGCTTGACGAAGAAGATTTAGCATTGTGTACCTTCGTATGTCCAGGCAAGTATGACTTTGGCTTAATCCTACGTGATTGCCTGACTACTATCGAGAAGGAAGGTTAA
- a CDS encoding NADH:ubiquinone reductase (Na(+)-transporting) subunit B produces the protein MALKKFLEDIEPHFEPGGKHEKWYALYEAIATVFYTPGYVNKGGTHVRDNIDLKRIMILVWMATFPAMFFGMFNIGHQAALAIGSGFDIASTWQAGIFQALGGELTADSGWAAKMFYGACFFLPIYGTVFIVGGFWEVLFASVRKHEVNEGFFVTSVLFALILPATIPLWQVALGITFGVVVAKEVFGGTGRNFLNPALAGRAFLFFAYPGDISGDTVWTAVDSFSGATYLGQAAIGSLDYNNMQLWWDAFYGFIQGSMGETSTLALAIGGLFLMYVRIASWRIVLGTFLGMVVMSTLLNMIGSDTNTTFAMPWHWHLVLGGFAFGMFFMATDPVSASFTDKGKWAYGALIGVMVVLIRVVNPAYPEGMMLAILFANLFAPLFDHLVVQSNVKRRLARV, from the coding sequence ATGGCCTTAAAGAAATTTTTAGAAGACATTGAACCTCACTTTGAACCAGGTGGAAAACACGAGAAGTGGTATGCGCTTTATGAAGCTATCGCGACGGTTTTCTATACTCCTGGTTATGTAAACAAAGGCGGCACGCACGTGCGTGATAACATCGATCTTAAACGTATCATGATTTTGGTATGGATGGCGACGTTCCCGGCTATGTTCTTTGGTATGTTCAACATCGGTCACCAAGCGGCATTAGCTATTGGTAGTGGTTTTGACATCGCATCTACTTGGCAAGCTGGTATTTTCCAAGCGCTAGGTGGTGAGCTGACAGCAGATTCTGGCTGGGCAGCGAAAATGTTTTATGGTGCGTGCTTCTTCTTACCTATTTACGGTACGGTGTTTATCGTAGGTGGTTTCTGGGAAGTATTATTCGCATCAGTGCGTAAGCACGAAGTAAACGAAGGTTTCTTCGTAACTTCAGTATTATTTGCATTGATCCTGCCTGCAACCATTCCTTTATGGCAAGTTGCACTAGGTATCACGTTTGGTGTTGTGGTAGCTAAAGAAGTATTCGGTGGTACAGGCCGTAACTTCCTTAACCCTGCACTTGCTGGTCGTGCGTTCCTTTTCTTCGCATACCCAGGTGATATCTCAGGTGACACAGTATGGACAGCAGTAGATTCATTCTCTGGTGCTACATACTTAGGTCAAGCAGCGATCGGTTCATTAGATTACAACAACATGCAGTTGTGGTGGGATGCATTCTACGGCTTTATCCAAGGTTCAATGGGTGAAACGTCGACGCTAGCACTAGCAATTGGTGGTTTGTTCTTGATGTATGTTCGTATCGCGTCATGGCGCATCGTACTAGGTACATTCCTAGGTATGGTGGTGATGTCTACGCTACTGAACATGATCGGTTCTGACACGAACACGACATTTGCTATGCCTTGGCATTGGCACTTAGTACTTGGTGGTTTTGCATTTGGTATGTTCTTTATGGCGACTGACCCAGTTTCTGCGTCTTTCACTGATAAAGGTAAATGGGCATACGGTGCATTAATTGGTGTTATGGTTGTTCTTATCCGTGTTGTTAACCCGGCATACCCAGAAGGTATGATGTTAGCAATCCTATTCGCTAACCTATTCGCACCGCTATTCGACCACCTTGTTGTGCAGTCTAATGTGAAGAGGAGATTGGCACGTGTCTAG
- a CDS encoding Na(+)-translocating NADH-quinone reductase subunit C: MSSNNETIGKTLGVVVGLCLVCAIVVSFAAVQLRPLQQANKIEDVQRNILAAAGFKDVENVAQKYNEVIDARVVDFKSGEFVETDPNSFDFTMTKFDAERSFALPKEEDLAGVLRMTHESPVYLAKGSNGQVESVILPIQGYGLWGIMYGFIALELDTKTIKAINFYQHNETAGLGGEIQNPKWTATWEGKQLPVDIVKGTAGSDVNKVDGISGATLTSNGVENTFKFWTGDKAFGPFLAKVREGALN, from the coding sequence GTGTCTAGTAACAATGAAACTATCGGCAAAACGTTAGGCGTTGTTGTTGGTCTGTGTTTAGTGTGTGCAATCGTCGTATCTTTTGCGGCAGTACAGTTACGCCCACTACAGCAAGCTAACAAAATTGAAGATGTTCAACGTAACATTCTAGCTGCGGCTGGTTTTAAAGACGTTGAAAACGTTGCTCAAAAGTACAACGAAGTAATTGATGCTCGCGTTGTTGACTTTAAATCAGGTGAGTTTGTTGAAACAGATCCAAACTCATTCGATTTTACAATGACTAAGTTTGATGCGGAGCGCAGTTTTGCACTTCCAAAAGAAGAAGACTTAGCTGGCGTACTTCGTATGACTCATGAGTCTCCTGTATACCTTGCCAAAGGCAGCAATGGTCAGGTTGAGTCTGTGATCTTACCTATTCAAGGTTATGGTCTTTGGGGCATCATGTATGGTTTCATCGCACTTGAACTTGATACAAAAACCATTAAAGCTATCAACTTCTATCAGCATAACGAAACCGCTGGTCTTGGTGGTGAAATCCAGAATCCTAAGTGGACAGCTACTTGGGAAGGCAAGCAACTACCTGTTGATATCGTAAAAGGCACAGCTGGCAGCGATGTAAACAAAGTTGATGGCATCTCTGGTGCAACACTGACGTCAAACGGTGTTGAAAACACATTCAAGTTCTGGACAGGCGACAAAGCGTTTGGTCCATTCCTAGCGAAAGTACGTGAAGGGGCATTGAACTAA
- a CDS encoding NADH:ubiquinone reductase (Na(+)-transporting) subunit D, which translates to MANAKEMKEVLLGPVFANNPIALQVLGICSALAVTSSLKNALIMSLALTVVTAFSSLFISLIRNHIPSSVRIIVQMTIIASLVIVVDQTLQAFVYATAKELTVFVGLIITNCIVMGRAEAYAMKSPPLMSFLDGIGNGLGYSVVLITIGFVRELFGAGALFGVEILPLVADGGWYQPMGLLIMPFSSFFLVGFFIWVLRTYKKDQVEAKA; encoded by the coding sequence ATGGCTAATGCAAAAGAAATGAAGGAAGTCTTGTTAGGACCAGTCTTCGCAAACAACCCGATTGCTCTGCAAGTACTGGGTATTTGTTCTGCGCTAGCGGTTACTTCAAGCCTTAAAAATGCACTTATCATGTCACTTGCTTTGACAGTGGTAACTGCGTTCTCAAGCTTATTTATCTCGTTGATCCGTAACCACATTCCGTCAAGTGTACGTATCATCGTTCAAATGACGATTATCGCATCATTGGTAATCGTTGTTGACCAAACACTTCAAGCATTTGTCTATGCTACGGCTAAAGAACTAACGGTATTCGTTGGTCTGATCATTACTAACTGTATCGTAATGGGTCGTGCTGAAGCATACGCAATGAAGTCGCCACCGCTTATGTCTTTCTTAGACGGTATCGGTAACGGTCTTGGTTACTCAGTAGTTCTAATTACAATTGGTTTTGTACGTGAGCTATTCGGTGCAGGTGCACTATTTGGTGTTGAAATTCTTCCACTTGTTGCTGACGGTGGTTGGTACCAGCCAATGGGTCTATTAATTATGCCATTCAGTTCATTCTTCTTAGTTGGTTTCTTCATTTGGGTACTTCGTACTTATAAGAAAGACCAAGTAGAAGCGAAGGCATAA
- the nqrE gene encoding NADH:ubiquinone reductase (Na(+)-transporting) subunit E: MEHYLSLFVKAVFIENLALSFFLGMCTFLAVSKKVTTSFGLGVAVIFVLGVAVPVNNIVYHAVLAPGALEWLGFPEADLSFLKFLTFIGVIAALVQILEMTLDKFFPALYNALGIFLPLITVNCAIFGAVAFMVERNYNLTESVVFGVGSGVGWALAIVLLAGLREKMKYADIPDGLRGLGITFITVGLMGFGFLSFSGISL, translated from the coding sequence ATGGAACATTATCTTAGCTTATTTGTAAAAGCAGTTTTCATTGAAAACTTAGCGCTATCTTTCTTCTTAGGTATGTGTACATTCCTTGCGGTATCTAAGAAAGTAACTACCTCGTTTGGTCTTGGTGTTGCTGTTATCTTCGTACTAGGTGTAGCTGTACCGGTAAACAACATCGTTTATCACGCGGTATTAGCACCAGGTGCACTAGAGTGGCTTGGTTTCCCAGAGGCTGACTTAAGCTTCTTGAAATTCTTGACTTTCATCGGTGTAATTGCAGCACTGGTACAGATCCTTGAAATGACATTGGACAAGTTCTTCCCAGCGCTATACAACGCACTTGGTATTTTCTTGCCACTGATCACAGTAAACTGTGCGATTTTCGGTGCGGTAGCATTCATGGTTGAGCGTAACTACAACCTAACAGAATCAGTCGTATTCGGCGTCGGTTCTGGTGTGGGTTGGGCGCTTGCAATTGTATTGCTAGCAGGTCTTCGTGAGAAGATGAAGTATGCTGATATCCCTGACGGTCTTCGTGGTTTAGGTATTACCTTTATCACTGTAGGTCTAATGGGCTTTGGCTTCTTGTCATTCTCTGGTATTTCACTTTAA
- the nqrF gene encoding NADH:ubiquinone reductase (Na(+)-transporting) subunit F, whose amino-acid sequence METIVLGVSMFIAIVVILVLVIIAAKSKLVPSGDITIGINGDADKAITSAPGGKLLGSLADAGIFISSACGGGGSCGQCRVHVHSGGGDILPTELDHITKGEAREGCRLACQVAVKTDMEIEVEESIFGVKKWECTVISNDNKATFIKELKLGIPEGEVVPFRAGGYIQIEAPAHHVKYADFDIPDEYRGDWERFGFFNLESKVDDETIRAYSMANYPEEFGIIMLNVRIATPPPNNLSLPCGKMSSYIWSLKEGDKVTISGPFGEFFAKETDAEMVFVGGGAGMAPMRSHIFDQLKRLNSDRKMSFWYGARSKREMFYVEDFDGLAADNENFQWHVALSDPQPEDNWEGYTGFIHNVLLENYLKDHEAPEDCEFYMCGPPMMNAAVINMLKDLGVEDENILLDDFGG is encoded by the coding sequence ATGGAAACTATTGTATTAGGTGTAAGTATGTTCATCGCTATCGTTGTGATCTTGGTGCTAGTCATCATCGCAGCGAAATCGAAGCTTGTACCAAGCGGTGACATCACAATCGGCATCAATGGCGATGCAGATAAAGCAATTACTTCGGCACCAGGTGGTAAGCTACTAGGCTCACTAGCTGATGCAGGTATCTTCATTTCATCAGCATGTGGTGGTGGTGGTTCTTGTGGCCAGTGTCGCGTACATGTTCATTCTGGTGGTGGTGATATTCTTCCAACAGAGCTTGACCACATTACTAAAGGTGAAGCACGTGAAGGTTGTCGTCTAGCGTGTCAGGTTGCTGTTAAGACTGACATGGAAATCGAAGTAGAAGAGTCTATCTTCGGTGTTAAAAAGTGGGAATGTACAGTTATCTCTAACGATAACAAAGCGACATTCATCAAAGAGCTTAAGCTTGGTATCCCTGAAGGTGAGGTTGTACCTTTCCGTGCAGGTGGTTATATCCAGATTGAAGCGCCAGCTCACCACGTTAAATACGCTGACTTCGATATTCCTGACGAGTATCGTGGCGACTGGGAGCGTTTCGGCTTCTTTAACCTTGAGTCTAAGGTTGATGACGAAACAATCCGTGCATACTCAATGGCAAACTACCCAGAAGAGTTTGGTATCATCATGCTTAACGTACGTATTGCAACTCCGCCGCCAAATAACCTAAGCCTACCTTGTGGTAAGATGTCATCGTACATCTGGTCACTAAAAGAAGGTGATAAAGTGACTATCTCTGGTCCATTCGGTGAATTCTTCGCGAAAGAAACTGATGCAGAAATGGTATTCGTTGGTGGTGGTGCAGGTATGGCACCAATGCGTTCACACATCTTCGACCAGCTTAAGCGTCTTAACTCAGATCGTAAGATGTCTTTCTGGTACGGTGCACGTTCTAAGCGTGAGATGTTCTACGTAGAAGACTTTGACGGCTTAGCAGCTGACAACGAAAACTTCCAGTGGCACGTAGCACTTTCAGATCCTCAACCAGAGGATAACTGGGAAGGTTACACAGGCTTCATCCACAACGTATTACTAGAAAACTATCTGAAGGACCACGAAGCGCCTGAAGATTGTGAGTTCTACATGTGTGGTCCACCGATGATGAACGCGGCTGTTATCAACATGCTGAAAGATCTAGGTGTTGAAGACGAAAACATCCTACTTGATGACTTCGGTGGTTAA